AACGTGCTGTGACCCCATCCAGTAACAAATGTACAGTGACCAAGCTTTCCCTCTCACCACCTGCGATACAACCGGAGCCGACCAATCGCATCGTTCTTTGGCAGCGATGGACGCTCCCCGAGGCACGCACAATGcggcccccacccaccccctcgctCCCACTTGCCCCTCGCTCCCCAGCTCGCTAATGCGTGTTTAGTTGTCACGTTCCAGGCCACGGACTGGAAGAGCGACAGCAGCCATCACTAGAAGTGCTACCGATGACTCTGGATTATCTGAATACTCGAAGCACAGACCGGAAACTAACGAAGGCAGCCACTCGCCTTCCGTGGAGCGCTCTCGCCTCACGGGCCAACGTACTCGACTGGCTCTGGATCCCACCCCCCGACGCGGGTGGAAGTTTGTGCAGGAGGTCTTCGGGGGTGAGAAAGGAACACCGGAGAACGCCATCAGCTGCAACAAGGCGGgcgagtagggggggggggggggcgcgagattCGGCTCAGGCATCAGTGGCACCGAGTGTCGGGCAGGACAGGATTAACAAGTGGTCAGCGTGATGCCGCCCAAGTCGAATTTCTAGCTCCAGGACTTCAACGGGCACAGGCCGTCTTCACAACGTTTTGCCGGACATCCGATAAAGGAAACCAGACCCAACTCGTGTCGAAGGAAACGTTCTCTTTAAGCTGTGCGGCCTTGCAGTGCTCTGGAGCTGCCGGCTCACAGCTTACATTTTTAGAACGCACACACACGGCATGGCATGTTGAATGTGCCGCGCTACCCATTAAACGGTCCCGTGAGGGCCCCCACGCCCCCAAAAATTGGAGGCGTCATTGATTGAAGGATGACTCGAAAAGATAATAAAGGGTAATGCTGGAAGTAAGAGAGGGGGAGTGAAAGGTTGGGGTGTATGAAATATGATGCAAGCCTACTTATCCCGGAGTCCCGCACAGTGCAGAGCAGGAGCAGGTTTCTTCGGTGGCGGACGTGGGCGCGACACCGGCTCCCGGATCCCACCGGCCGCTCTCCGGATTCCTGCCAGGTGGTAGTGTAATTCTGCGGCGTGGTAGGCGGGTTTATTGAACCACACCGGCTCGCTGTCCGGGTGAAGGTGGTAGCGAGCGGCAGCCACATGATCCCTGCCCCTGGCGGGTAGCGGGCTGGACTCGGGGAGGGTGGGGCCTGCACTCTCAGCGCCCGTGTCCGGCCCGCCGTGCAGCATCTCATAGTAGAGCCGCTCGGCCTCGTCGTACAGCGGCTTCTCCAGCCAGGCCTCGGGTACCAGCGGGCGGTGGGCGGCACCGGGGAACATCCCCACGACTGGCGGGCGGCTGGGAAAGCCGGGGGTCGCGGGGGTCACCGGCACGCGGTCAGGAAAGCCAGGGGTTGCAGGGGTCACCGGCATGCGGTCAGGAAAGCCAGGGGTTACCGGCATGCGGTCAGGAAAGCCAGGGGTTACCGGCATGCGGTCAGGAAAGCCAGGGGTTGCAGGGGTCACCGGCATGCGGTCAGGAAAGCCAGGGGTTGCAGGGGTCACCGGCATGCGGTCAGGAAAGCCAGGGGTTGCAGGTGTCACCGGCATGCGGTCAGGAAAGCCAGGGGTTGCAGGGGTCGCGGTCTTGCGGTCGGGAAAGCCAGGGGTCGCGGGGGTCACCGGCATGTGGTCATGAAAGTCAGGGGTTGCAGGGGTCACTGGCATGCGGTCAGGAAAGCCAGGGGTTGCAGTCTTGCGGTCGGGAAAGCCAGGGGTTACCGGCATGCGGTCAGGAAAGCCAGGGGTTGCAGTCTTGCGGTCGGGAAAGCCAGGGGTTGCAGGGGTCACCGGCATGCGGTCAGGAAAGCCAGGGGTTGCAGTCTTGCAGTCGGGAAAGCCAGGGGTTGCGGGGGTCACCGGCATGCGGTCAGGAAAGCCAGGGGTTGCAGGGGTCACCAGCATACGGTCAGGAAAGCCAGGGGTTACCGGCATGCGGTCAGGAAAGCCAGGGGTTGCAGACTTGCGGTCGGGAAAGCCAGGGGTCACTGGCATGCGGTCAGGAAAGCCAGGGGTTGCAGGGGTCGCGGTCTTGCAGTCGGGAAAGCCAGGGGTCACCGGCATGCGGTCAGGAAAGTCAGGGGTCGCAGGGGTCACGGGCATGCGGTCAGGAAAGCCAGGGGTCGCGGGCGTGGCGCTGACATAGCCTTCGTCCGGGGTGGCCCAGGGCTTGGGGACGGCGCCGATCCCAGAGCCggggatggggagagagcgcgggacgCTGCGCGCTTGTGAGCGCACCACGAACAGGCGCTCGGCCTCGTCGAAAGCGCCCTTGTTGACCCAGACGCCGCAGGACAGCTGGTGGCAGGCCGCCAGGGGGCGGGTCTCGCGGCCGGGCGTGGCACCGTTGGGACCGGGAAACCCCGACACCCTCAGCCGCCGGGCGCGCTCCGCCTCCTCCGGAGAGCGCCGATCGGGGCAGGACGTGTCGGCCGCGGGTTTGGCGCGCGGGGAACGCTTCCGCCGTCTCTTCTTCCCCGCCTCGCGCTCCGGCCAcccttcctcctccacctccccagcCGCCGGCCAGCCTCCCTGCTCCAGCTCGGCCTCCTGGGCAACCCGCCCCACAGCCAAGGCCTGCTGGGCCTCGTGGAAACACCGTTCCGCCTCGTCAAA
This DNA window, taken from Pristiophorus japonicus isolate sPriJap1 chromosome 5, sPriJap1.hap1, whole genome shotgun sequence, encodes the following:
- the eef1db gene encoding eukaryotic translation elongation factor 1 delta b (guanine nucleotide exchange protein) isoform X2 yields the protein MRIRKHPYLLETIWMDKCKFDEAERCFHEAQQALAVGRVAQEAELEQGGWPAAGEVEEEGWPEREAGKKRRRKRSPRAKPAADTSCPDRRSPEEAERARRLRVSGFPGPNGATPGRETRPLAACHQLSCGVWVNKGAFDEAERLFVVRSQARSVPRSLPIPGSGIGAVPKPWATPDEGYVSATPATPGFPDRMPVTPATPDFPDRMPVTPGFPDCKTATPATPGFPDRMPVTPGFPDRKSATPGFPDRMPVTPGFPDRMLVTPATPGFPDRMPVTPATPGFPDCKTATPGFPDRMPVTPATPGFPDRKTATPGFPDRMPVTPGFPDRKTATPGFPDRMPVTPATPDFHDHMPVTPATPGFPDRKTATPATPGFPDRMPVTPATPGFPDRMPVTPATPGFPDRMPVTPATPGFPDRMPVTPGFPDRMPVTPGFPDRMPVTPATPGFPDRVPVTPATPGFPSRPPVVGMFPGAAHRPLVPEAWLEKPLYDEAERLYYEMLHGGPDTGAESAGPTLPESSPLPARGRDHVAAARYHLHPDSEPVWFNKPAYHAAELHYHLAGIRRAAGGIREPVSRPRPPPKKPAPALHCAGLRDKTMAVNFLAEEKIWFDKYKYDDAEMQYYTQLNAPTTTTVENSLATQISSVWEADSNPKEAVQNNVSPVSSHSAVQGADIELCTRVTSLEKENQNLHKVVEELRLALAKLEIRLSTVERSPASTKPAVCPPAPRQPVPQEAKEDDNDIDLFGSSDEEENAESERIREQRLLQYAEKKSKKPALIAKSSILLDVKPWDDETDMVKLEECVRTVQLVGLLWGSSKLVPVGYGIRKLQIQCVVEDDKVGTDQLEEEITKFEDYVQSVDVAAFNKI
- the eef1db gene encoding eukaryotic translation elongation factor 1 delta b (guanine nucleotide exchange protein) isoform X4 codes for the protein MRIRKHPYLLETIWMDKCKFDEAERCFHEAQQALAVGRVAQEAELEQGGWPAAGEVEEEGWPEREAGKKRRRKRSPRAKPAADTSCPDRRSPEEAERARRLRVSGFPGPNGATPGRETRPLAACHQLSCGVWVNKGAFDEAERLFVVRSQARSVPRSLPIPGSGIGAVPKPWATPDEGYVSATPATPGFPDRMPVTPATPDFPDRMPVTPGFPDCKTATPATPGFPDRMPVTPGFPDRKSATPGFPDRMPVTPGFPDRMLVTPATPGFPDRMPVTPATPGFPDCKTATPGFPDRMPVTPATPGFPDRKTATPGFPDRMPVTPGFPDRKTATPGFPDRMPVTPATPDFHDHMPVTPATPGFPDRKTATPATPGFPDRMPVTPATPGFPDRMPVTPATPGFPDRMPVTPATPGFPDRMPVTPGFPDRMPVTPGFPDRMPVTPATPGFPDRVPVTPATPGFPSRPPVVGMFPGAAHRPLVPEAWLEKPLYDEAERLYYEMLHGGPDTGAESAGPTLPESSPLPARGRDHVAAARYHLHPDSEPVWFNKPAYHAAELHYHLAGIRRAAGGIREPVSRPRPPPKKPAPALHCAGLRDKTMAVNFLAEEKIWFDKYKYDDAEMQYYTQLNAPTTTTVENSLATQSAVQGADIELCTRVTSLEKENQNLHKVVEELRLALAKLEIRLSTVERSPASTKPAVCPPAPRQPVPQEAKEDDNDIDLFGSSDEEENAESERIREQRLLQYAEKKSKKPALIAKSSILLDVKPWDDETDMVKLEECVRTVQLVGLLWGSSKLVPVGYGIRKLQIQCVVEDDKVGTDQLEEEITKFEDYVQSVDVAAFNKI
- the eef1db gene encoding eukaryotic translation elongation factor 1 delta b (guanine nucleotide exchange protein) isoform X3, translating into MRIRKHPYLLETIWMDKCKFDEAERCFHEAQQALAVGRVAQEAELEQGGWPAAGEVEEEGWPEREAGKKRRRKRSPRAKPAADTSCPDRRSPEEAERARRLRVSGFPGPNGATPGRETRPLAACHQLSCGVWVNKGAFDEAERLFVVRSQARSVPRSLPIPGSGIGAVPKPWATPDEGYVSATPATPGFPDRMPVTPATPDFPDRMPVTPGFPDCKTATPATPGFPDRMPVTPGFPDRKSATPGFPDRMPVTPGFPDRMLVTPATPGFPDRMPVTPATPGFPDCKTATPGFPDRMPVTPATPGFPDRKTATPGFPDRMPVTPGFPDRKTATPGFPDRMPVTPATPDFHDHMPVTPATPGFPDRKTATPATPGFPDRMPVTPATPGFPDRMPVTPATPGFPDRMPVTPATPGFPDRMPVTPGFPDRMPVTPGFPDRMPVTPATPGFPDRVPVTPATPGFPSRPPVVGMFPGAAHRPLVPEAWLEKPLYDEAERLYYEMLHGGPDTGAESAGPTLPESSPLPARGRDHVAAARYHLHPDSEPVWFNKPAYHAAELHYHLAGIRRAAGGIREPVSRPRPPPKKPAPALHCAGLRDKTMAVNFLAEEKIWFDKYKYDDAEMQYYTQLNAPTTTTVENSLATQENGASNILRDIARARENIQRSLAGSAVQGADIELCTRVTSLEKENQNLHKVVEELRLALAKLEIRLSTVERSPASTKPAVCPPAPRQPVPQEAKEDDNDIDLFGSSDEEENAESERIREQRLLQYAEKKSKKPALIAKSSILLDVKPWDDETDMVKLEECVRTVQLVGLLWGSSKLVPVGYGIRKLQIQCVVEDDKVGTDQLEEEITKFEDYVQSVDVAAFNKI
- the eef1db gene encoding eukaryotic translation elongation factor 1 delta b (guanine nucleotide exchange protein) isoform X1; amino-acid sequence: MRIRKHPYLLETIWMDKCKFDEAERCFHEAQQALAVGRVAQEAELEQGGWPAAGEVEEEGWPEREAGKKRRRKRSPRAKPAADTSCPDRRSPEEAERARRLRVSGFPGPNGATPGRETRPLAACHQLSCGVWVNKGAFDEAERLFVVRSQARSVPRSLPIPGSGIGAVPKPWATPDEGYVSATPATPGFPDRMPVTPATPDFPDRMPVTPGFPDCKTATPATPGFPDRMPVTPGFPDRKSATPGFPDRMPVTPGFPDRMLVTPATPGFPDRMPVTPATPGFPDCKTATPGFPDRMPVTPATPGFPDRKTATPGFPDRMPVTPGFPDRKTATPGFPDRMPVTPATPDFHDHMPVTPATPGFPDRKTATPATPGFPDRMPVTPATPGFPDRMPVTPATPGFPDRMPVTPATPGFPDRMPVTPGFPDRMPVTPGFPDRMPVTPATPGFPDRVPVTPATPGFPSRPPVVGMFPGAAHRPLVPEAWLEKPLYDEAERLYYEMLHGGPDTGAESAGPTLPESSPLPARGRDHVAAARYHLHPDSEPVWFNKPAYHAAELHYHLAGIRRAAGGIREPVSRPRPPPKKPAPALHCAGLRDKTMAVNFLAEEKIWFDKYKYDDAEMQYYTQLNAPTTTTVENSLATQENGASNILRDIARARENIQRSLAGISSVWEADSNPKEAVQNNVSPVSSHSAVQGADIELCTRVTSLEKENQNLHKVVEELRLALAKLEIRLSTVERSPASTKPAVCPPAPRQPVPQEAKEDDNDIDLFGSSDEEENAESERIREQRLLQYAEKKSKKPALIAKSSILLDVKPWDDETDMVKLEECVRTVQLVGLLWGSSKLVPVGYGIRKLQIQCVVEDDKVGTDQLEEEITKFEDYVQSVDVAAFNKI